ACAAGGCTGGTCGAGTCAGTCTGCTTTTATAGAGGACTGCAGAAATCTTGGAATATTTACTGCTGAGAGTCCTAAGGAAGAATTGGTACttttttaagttaaacattGTCTCTCCCTGAGTAATTGATTGTGAAAATACTTGTCGAATAATTTGGTAATTGATTAGTTTTTGATTAATTGATACACTACCACACATTACATCACAACACAATGGACAAAACAATGGTGTACAATCCTTTAAAAACTGACTTTACAACCTGAggttttgaataatatttttctactggatatttgttttattgtatttttattttgtctattatgcatttttttttcctttttaaaaggtgttttataaataaatggGGAGGGAATATTTCAAGTACTGTAATGGGAAATCTTATGCAAAATACTATATCTAATTGTATATCATGGTATTTGGTTATAAAATTACCTATATCCTAATACAAATTTTGTCCATATCCACAGCTCTAGACGGAATCATCTTTAGCATTATCAGATATTGAGTCgtatgatgaatgaatgaaacatGGTAGCTTGCTGATGTTTCTTTACACCCTGACCTGTTCTTTTAAAatattcctttttctttttttttcttgatcctACTTTTGTGTTCCTGGGCCTCATTATGCATATTTGGCTCAAcacaaacatccatcaatccatcctccTCAGAATATAAGAGTGGACCCAGAAGAACTCTTCACGAAGCTGGAGCGCATCGGCAAGGGTTCGTTTGGAGAGGTCTTCAAAGGCATCGACAATCGGACTCAGAAAGTGGTGGCTATCAAGATCATTGACTTGGAGGAAGCCGAGGATGAGATCGAAGACATTCAGCAGGAGATCACCGTGCTGAGCCAATGCGACAGCCCCTTTGTCACCAAGTACTATGGCTCCTACCTCAAGGTGATGCGTCTCCAGCCAGTTagtttcctgtttttgtaaGTGACGGAATGTCTTCGTCACCCGCGTTTCTCTAATTTGTGATTCCTGTAATGTGCCTCAACTGTGTAGGATGCTAAGTTATGGATCATCATGGAATATTTAGGAGGCGGCTCTGCTTTAGATTTGGTGAGTAAGACCTTCTGCTGTTCTTTGTATATCATTCTTCTGATTGTGAGTAAAGTACGTGAAAATTACTCAAAGCAATACATTAGTGACTATCATAAATACCCTCCGTGGATAGATATCTTGACATAACGTTTGTCTGATGGCTACCAAATTTGAATCATATATACAATGAGGTCTTCTTCATAAATTGCATCGCCAcggtgtgtctgtgtgcctgCATATACCCGATGATGTACTGCAGCAACAGCATGCCCTACATGAAAATAACCTCAAAATTTCattccctgattttttttttaggcatctGCTGGAACCCACTTGAATtcatacattaattgctgtggTGTCCCCGAGTCCTAGATTTGTACGTTACTTatacattacattatttatgCGGTGTTAGTAAACCAACCAGCACCTATTTATTGCCTGTGTATCTCAATCCTGATAATTCTAAATTTGTGTCTGTAATAGCTGCCTCAAAGGATTCCCACTGTCCACACAACTCTTTAGGGGAATTGATATACAGGCGGtccatatttttaaataccACATTAGGTCTTTTTTGATGACTCACTTTCAAGTCACATATAGACAATCTTTGTGCTACCGTGACACATCCAAGCTAAGCCACAAGATATTCAGCCATGTGCAAAGAATTAGAGTACAACCTCATAGTTAAACATAGATCGTAATAGGAACTTGTGATCATGTTAAAATAAGCATGGGGAgcactgtattttgtatttatttattgtatttgtatttatttttttggcttttACAAGATGGAGCCAGGCGCTCTGGATGAGACCCAAATTGCCACCATTCTGAGAGAGATCCTCAAGGGGCTGGAGTACCTGCACTCTGAGAAGAAGATCCACCGGGATATCAAAGGTACAACTTTATGAATTTTTCTTAAACTATTTACAGTGTGCCTGTATACATGCACTGGAAGAGACTCATGTTAGTGGCAGAAGTATATGCTGAACAAAACAGGTGGCATGAATCTGCTGTTGTAGCAATGATTGTGGACAAGGCAAATTTCTCTCTGTTTTCATCTGTGCTGTATGCTTCTATTTGAAAATAGAtgcacatattttgttttcagttttagGTATGTGAAAAGGTTTGCTATTATTGATCTATTTCTGAAGCAAAAGGTGACTTTAGGCCAAGAAATTTTAGGGTGTATTCAGACCGGGAAAATCTTTTGCTCTGATTTCTCCCTGCGGGCCAGAAGTGGCCTTTACGTTTTTGTATTTGGTGCAGTTCACATACACGTTATACATGTGGCAAGTGAGCTGTAATTTATAAACAAAACCAGGCATTGACCAACGTTGCTCCCACCGGACAGAAATGACGACAGCAGGACAAAGCACAAATGTGTGCTGCATCTGTTCTGCAAATTTGCACTCATATTGAATGTTTTCACTTCCCTTGAAGTCCTCCTCAAACATGAACATagtataaaaatgtcaaattaatttaaaaacaccttggttttgcGATACAAGTGTCCAcaaaaggcccctctgacaacTCTTTGTGTTTGACCCACTTTTGCATCTGCTTCGCTAGTGACATAGCTAAGCTCGAGAAATTGCAATGGCCTGGTTTTAGGGCTATCAGTTCCAAAAAGATCTGGAACTCAGGAAGGGGAGGAccatttaaattcatattttacatttttattttactgcgTCACCACAAAGACAGTGTAAAATCCTAAATTTTAGAAAAGGTTggttaataaaaataaagctgcAAAAATAAAGGACGTAGCCACCTGACATGAAACATCTGTCGTTCCTGTGTCAAGACTCCAGTTGAAATAATAAAGGAGACCCTCTAACAAAACATAGCAGCTCATTCAACAAAAGATTTGCAACGTTCTGCTACAATCATTACCATAACAAGAAGAATGATTGTAAAACAACTGAATGGAATGCTAATGGTAAACTATATCTATTAGTAACCAcaattttgagaaaatatttccTTTTGAATAGAAACTCTGCCACCACACTTTGCAGTTGCACAAACTAAATGACATAAAGCTAgttggcaagcagttcagggtgtaccccgcctctcgcccatagtcagctaggatagactCGAGCTCGCCCTTGACTCTGGTGAGGGTAAAggatatggaaaatggatggatggaaaggaaATAATAGACTCATCTGAGTCATTTTACTTGTGTAAAATTCATTGCAGACTTGCATGTCTTCAAATGTACTTTGATTGATGCTGTTTCTAATTCCCAAAAGTGTAAATAGtgacacttttaaaaaaatatatatttttagaatcaaATTAtgttgtaatgatttttttgtttgttcaaattTCTTCATGTTAAACAGTGATAATTGTGGTCACTGTAATCGTGGTGTAAAATGTTCATGCCGCTTCAACTCTTCTCACCACAGCCGCCAACGTGCTGCTTTCTGAGCAAGGCGAGGTGAAGCTGGCCGATTTCGGTGTGGCGGGCCAGCTCACCGACACCCAGATCAAGCGCAACACCTTTGTGGGCACGCCTTTCTGGATGGCCCCTGAGGTCATAAAACAGTCTGCATACGACTCTAAGGTTAGGCTGGCCCACCATCACAGTCAaaccttaaaggtcaaatgaaatCCTCTCCAGCACCATGGTCAACCTAGATcgctttacattttaaaaatcattttgtccATCGTAAATTGAGTGTAATGGCCTGTAGGAAAGtagtaatttgtatttttacttattttgtgAAGCCACAACATACGACAGTGccctgaatttttaaaaaagagagCGAGAACACATCTGtcagccatttatttttaagggttCTATTGTACGATTAGTTTAAAATTAGTAATTATAACTAATTATAATACTCTGAGACAGGAGCATAGGTTAAGGTTGAAACTATTAATATTAGCAATTATAAACCTTTTTTGGTGTTGGGGTACAGTTTTTGCATTTGATAACTCACAAAAGTTTAAAAGTTGATGTTAAATACAGTCAAAAACACAGGTGTCAGGGCaagggggccagatgcggcctgctgcatgattttatgtgtctcgcaaaggcaaatcatgtgtatcaacttccattatttttgttgaaatctgtaccaaaatttcaaattgtcatgtcatataaatgataacgctgagctattgcaaacatttttgcgttaccaaacaacaacaattgttGAAAACATCAACACCCCATTATCCTTGatctctgattccaaaattagttcttaaatttcatatgtaaatataatgTGGCGGgtaaagatttttatgatttaacAGTCATaagtccctctgagggaaactgtaactacaatgtgacaaaaatcactTTGACACCATTGGTCTAAAAAGTAGATCAGTTGATCACTCAACCTTTTCTAAAATGGTGAGGACACATACAGGTACTAGCCAGTTTGTTGCAAACTAGCAGCTAGTGCCTGTGGTCATCAATTTGGGGGGACCTCTTACAGGTTAGAGATTTCCCCCCACAATCCCAATGTCAATTAAACAAGTAATTTGTCCTACTAAATGTCATACGAAGGAATCTGTActtgatcttttcttttttattttttttttaagaaggctCAATGAAGGGACATAAAATTAATGCAGTCACAATGATTTAACTGTCACTAAGATAAGGGAGGAATAATTGCTCAATTTTTATTAATTGACACACTGGTCTCCATTTGTTGgcacacacattttaaataatacacCATATTtaattgctgttttgttttgttcttctttttgtgGCACATTAAGTTAGCTGACAGTCCCTGGGGGTCCAGGAACCCAATTTTGGGAACCTCTGACTTATACTAGCTGGACTTCACTATCCCCCCAAGTTTTTGTACAACTTATGGGGGCCTATTTGTCTTTTGGGGTCTCGTACATTGAGACGCCACATTGATGACCGTTCAAGGAGAAGGTTTCGCAACAtctctgttttctttttaggcTGATATCTGGTCTCTGGGAATTACAGCCATTGAGCTGGCGAAAGGCGAACCGCCGCACTCTGAGCTCCATCCCATGAAAGTTTTATTTCTAATCCCAAAGAACAACCCTCCAACTCTGGAGGGAAACTACAGCAAGCCGCTCAAGGAGTTTGTTGAGGCTTGCCTCAACAAGGAGCCCAGTTTTGTAGGtatttccatccgtccattatgtTACCTTCCGCCTTGTATTTTAAACGGCCTTTGGCTGCTTCATTTCTGCAGAGACCGACTGCCAAGG
This DNA window, taken from Syngnathoides biaculeatus isolate LvHL_M chromosome 2, ASM1980259v1, whole genome shotgun sequence, encodes the following:
- the LOC133497294 gene encoding serine/threonine-protein kinase 24-like, encoding MAHSPGNLPGMQNIRVDPEELFTKLERIGKGSFGEVFKGIDNRTQKVVAIKIIDLEEAEDEIEDIQQEITVLSQCDSPFVTKYYGSYLKDAKLWIIMEYLGGGSALDLMEPGALDETQIATILREILKGLEYLHSEKKIHRDIKAANVLLSEQGEVKLADFGVAGQLTDTQIKRNTFVGTPFWMAPEVIKQSAYDSKADIWSLGITAIELAKGEPPHSELHPMKVLFLIPKNNPPTLEGNYSKPLKEFVEACLNKEPSFRPTAKELLKHKLIVRHAKKTSYLTELVDKYKRWKAEQSRTTESSSDESDSEQDGQASGGNDFGSDNWIFTIREKDPKKLQNGEGQSNEMEQTKGIPKRPYSQSLSTVISPALAEVKARQEQMNRNPVALEDLKEAILRTEEAYPGISDSLVAHMIHRLQSFSTSRSSSLP